A genomic stretch from Methanosarcinales archaeon includes:
- a CDS encoding MTAP family purine nucleoside phosphorylase, which translates to MFKTNLPKFDAVIIGGVGFHYTDSDDFDVYTPYGTVKLKKISISHHGTKLELALIQRHANNESATREHLPPHMLNYRANVWAIKAIGAQRVIATNSVGTMGDHLPGSFFVPDNFVDFTKSRLNTFYDNETVHVDMTDPYCSEIRDSLLKALYLNHLELNSGVYVCTEGPRFETAAEIKMLSSYGDVVGMTGLPEVVLAKELGLCYASICIITNKASGLSGKKLTADEVMEMLDAKLVTLQKLVIDAVTSLTSSCKCNCRSATDNARVP; encoded by the coding sequence ATGTTCAAAACCAACCTGCCTAAGTTCGATGCTGTAATAATTGGTGGTGTGGGATTCCATTATACAGATTCTGATGATTTTGATGTTTACACTCCATATGGGACAGTCAAATTGAAAAAGATCAGCATCAGCCATCACGGTACTAAATTAGAACTGGCTTTAATACAAAGACATGCCAATAACGAATCTGCTACAAGAGAACATCTTCCACCCCATATGCTTAATTATAGGGCCAATGTGTGGGCTATAAAAGCAATTGGAGCCCAGCGGGTAATAGCAACTAATTCAGTAGGTACCATGGGTGATCACCTGCCAGGTAGTTTTTTTGTCCCTGATAATTTTGTAGACTTCACAAAATCCAGACTCAATACCTTCTATGATAATGAGACCGTACATGTGGATATGACAGACCCGTACTGTAGCGAGATCAGAGATAGTCTTTTAAAAGCACTATACCTGAATCATTTGGAATTGAATTCAGGTGTGTATGTTTGCACCGAAGGTCCCAGGTTCGAAACTGCAGCAGAGATAAAAATGCTCAGTTCTTATGGGGATGTTGTTGGCATGACCGGATTACCTGAAGTTGTACTTGCAAAGGAACTTGGATTATGCTATGCATCGATATGCATTATTACCAATAAAGCAAGCGGGCTAAGTGGAAAAAAATTGACTGCTGATGAAGTAATGGAAATGCTTGATGCAAAACTGGTAACGCTTCAAAAACTGGTCATTGATGCTGTCACATCTTTGACTTCATCCTGCAAATGTAATTGCAGATCTGCCACCGACAATGCCCGGGTTCCCTAA